A portion of the Citrobacter rodentium NBRC 105723 = DSM 16636 genome contains these proteins:
- the rpsP gene encoding 30S ribosomal protein S16, whose translation MVTIRLARHGAKKRPFYQVVVTDSRNARNGRFIERVGFFNPIASEKEEGTRLDLDRIAHWVGQGATISDRVAALIKAANKAA comes from the coding sequence ATGGTAACTATTCGTTTAGCACGTCACGGCGCTAAAAAGCGTCCGTTCTACCAGGTTGTTGTTACTGACAGCCGTAACGCACGTAACGGTCGCTTCATTGAGCGCGTTGGTTTCTTCAACCCAATCGCCAGCGAAAAAGAAGAAGGCACTCGCCTGGATCTGGATCGCATCGCTCACTGGGTTGGCCAGGGCGCAACCATTTCCGATCGCGTAGCAGCGCTGATCAAAGCAGCAAACAAAGCAGCTTAA
- the rimM gene encoding ribosome maturation factor RimM (Essential for efficient processing of 16S rRNA) produces MSKQLTAQAPVDPIVLGKMGSSYGIRGWLRVFSSTEDAESIFDYQPWFIQKAGQWQQVQLESWRHHNQDLIIKLKGVDDRDAANLLTNCEIVVDSSQLPQLEEGDYYWKDLMGCQVVTTEGYDLGKVVDMMETGSNDVIVIKANLKDAFGIKERLVPFLDGQVIKKVDLTTRTIEVDWDPGF; encoded by the coding sequence ATGAGCAAACAACTCACCGCGCAAGCGCCCGTCGACCCTATCGTGTTAGGGAAAATGGGGTCGTCTTACGGTATTCGTGGGTGGCTCAGAGTGTTTTCCTCCACTGAAGACGCCGAAAGCATTTTTGACTATCAGCCCTGGTTTATCCAGAAGGCGGGTCAGTGGCAGCAGGTCCAGCTGGAAAGCTGGCGGCACCACAATCAGGATTTGATCATCAAGCTGAAAGGCGTTGACGATCGCGATGCGGCGAACCTGCTGACCAATTGTGAAATTGTCGTGGATTCATCGCAACTGCCTCAGCTGGAAGAGGGTGACTATTACTGGAAAGACCTGATGGGCTGCCAGGTAGTGACCACTGAAGGCTACGATCTCGGTAAAGTCGTCGATATGATGGAAACCGGATCGAATGACGTTATCGTCATTAAGGCAAACCTGAAGGATGCGTTTGGTATCAAGGAACGCCTCGTGCCGTTCCTCGATGGGCAGGTTATCAAGAAAGTCGATCTCACTACGCGTACTATCGAAGTAGATTGGGATCCTGGTTTTTAA
- the rplS gene encoding 50S ribosomal protein L19, with protein MSNIIKQLEQEQMKQDVPSFRPGDTVEVKVWVVEGSKKRLQAFEGVVIAIRNRGLHSAFTVRKISNGEGVERVFQTHSPVVDSITVKRRGAVRKAKLYYLRERTGKAARIKERLN; from the coding sequence ATGAGCAACATTATTAAGCAACTTGAACAAGAGCAGATGAAGCAGGACGTACCTTCCTTCCGTCCGGGTGATACCGTGGAAGTGAAAGTATGGGTTGTTGAAGGTTCCAAAAAACGTCTGCAGGCATTCGAGGGCGTGGTTATCGCTATTCGTAACCGCGGTCTGCACTCTGCATTCACTGTTCGTAAAATTTCCAACGGCGAAGGCGTAGAGCGTGTCTTCCAGACTCACTCTCCGGTAGTTGACAGCATCACTGTCAAACGTCGTGGTGCCGTTCGTAAAGCTAAACTGTACTACCTGCGTGAGCGTACTGGTAAGGCTGCTCGTATCAAAGAGCGTCTTAACTAA
- a CDS encoding OmpA family protein — protein MLTRFLSPFIFTALLLTGCQAPQGKFSPEQVAAMQTYGFTESAGDWSLGMSDTILFDKNDYTLRAQSRQQIQAMAARLASVGLKHARMDGHTDNYGEESYNEALSLKRANVVADAWAEGAQIPRSNLTTQGLGKKYPIASNKTAKGRAENRRVAVVISTP, from the coding sequence ATGCTTACGCGTTTTTTATCGCCTTTTATTTTTACCGCGCTGCTCCTGACCGGCTGCCAGGCGCCGCAGGGCAAATTTTCCCCTGAGCAGGTTGCAGCCATGCAGACCTACGGATTTACTGAATCAGCGGGAGACTGGTCTTTGGGGATGTCAGACACGATTCTGTTCGATAAAAATGATTACACGCTTCGCGCGCAGAGCCGCCAGCAGATTCAGGCGATGGCCGCACGGCTGGCCTCGGTCGGGCTGAAACATGCGCGCATGGACGGGCATACCGATAATTACGGCGAAGAGAGCTACAACGAAGCCCTGTCGCTGAAGCGCGCCAACGTCGTCGCCGATGCGTGGGCGGAAGGGGCGCAGATCCCGCGCAGCAACCTGACAACGCAGGGCTTAGGCAAAAAGTACCCCATCGCCAGCAACAAGACCGCGAAAGGCCGCGCAGAAAACCGTCGCGTCGCGGTGGTTATCAGTACACCTTAA
- the dgcN gene encoding diguanylate cyclase DgcN, which translates to MDKDLSRTTRPTFKRALRRINMISVLVTMTLIWVLLCVASVLTLKQYAQKNLELTAATMTHSLEAALVFADDAAATETLAALGRQGQFSAAVVRDKNENVIAAWRYNAQQTDDKLNGYISRWLFPLPVTQPVWHNGDIIGEVCLTARDSLIGHFIWLSLAVLTGSILLAAGIAILLTRHLHSGVVAALQNITDVVHDVRTNRNFSRRVSEERIEEFHRFAQDFNSLLDEMEEWQLRLQARNTQLLRTALHDPLTGLANRAAFRSSINALMNDDAARSSSALLFLDGDNFKFVNDTWGHAAGDRVLIEVAKRLAEFGGSRHQPYRLGGDEFAMVLYGVHSEYEVQRICAALSQAFDRPFDLHNGHLASMTLSIGYALTWEHASAEKLQELADRNMYQAKHQRAERLIK; encoded by the coding sequence ATGGATAAGGATCTCTCCCGGACAACGCGTCCAACGTTTAAGCGGGCCCTGAGACGCATTAACATGATCAGCGTGCTGGTCACCATGACGCTGATCTGGGTGCTGCTGTGCGTCGCCTCGGTGCTGACGCTGAAACAGTATGCGCAAAAAAATCTCGAACTGACGGCGGCCACCATGACCCATAGTCTGGAAGCCGCGCTCGTTTTTGCTGACGATGCCGCCGCCACAGAAACGTTAGCGGCGCTCGGCAGACAGGGGCAGTTTTCCGCCGCTGTGGTCCGCGATAAAAATGAGAATGTCATCGCTGCCTGGCGTTATAACGCGCAGCAGACAGACGATAAGCTCAACGGCTATATCAGCCGCTGGCTCTTTCCCCTGCCGGTCACCCAGCCGGTCTGGCACAACGGCGACATTATCGGCGAGGTGTGTTTAACGGCGCGCGACAGCCTGATCGGTCATTTTATCTGGCTCTCGCTGGCGGTGCTCACCGGCTCGATTCTGCTGGCTGCCGGCATTGCCATTCTGCTGACGCGCCATCTGCACAGCGGCGTGGTCGCGGCGTTGCAGAACATCACCGATGTCGTCCACGATGTGCGCACTAATCGTAATTTTTCCCGCCGGGTCTCTGAAGAGCGCATCGAAGAGTTCCACCGCTTTGCCCAGGATTTCAACAGTCTGCTGGATGAAATGGAAGAGTGGCAGCTGCGTCTGCAGGCGCGTAACACGCAGCTACTGCGCACGGCGCTGCACGATCCCCTGACGGGGCTGGCGAACCGCGCCGCCTTTCGCAGCAGCATCAACGCGCTGATGAACGATGACGCCGCCCGCAGCAGTTCGGCGCTGTTATTTCTTGACGGCGATAACTTCAAGTTTGTCAACGACACCTGGGGCCACGCTGCGGGCGATCGTGTGCTGATCGAAGTGGCCAAACGACTGGCGGAATTTGGCGGCAGCCGCCATCAGCCCTATCGTCTTGGCGGCGATGAGTTTGCGATGGTGCTTTACGGCGTACATTCGGAATATGAAGTGCAGCGCATTTGCGCCGCGCTGTCGCAGGCGTTCGACCGTCCTTTCGACCTGCATAACGGTCATCTGGCGAGTATGACGCTGAGTATCGGCTATGCCCTGACGTGGGAACACGCTTCGGCAGAAAAATTACAAGAGCTGGCCGATCGCAATATGTATCAGGCTAAACATCAGCGCGCCGAGCGGCTGATTAAATAA
- a CDS encoding YfiR family protein, which translates to MSCSHRLLALLILLLAGTPVCAQEIPAAAKNVRAIVSGIVSYTRWPALSGPPRLCIFSSSRFASVLGDSSDTPLPYYPVIIRTEQEALAARCDGIYFGSETPAAQVQLTNKYPSKALLLIAEQNTECIIGSAFCLIINNNDVRFAVNLDSLTHSGVHVNPDVLMLARNKKHG; encoded by the coding sequence ATGTCATGTTCTCACCGTCTCCTGGCGTTGCTGATACTGTTGCTGGCAGGAACGCCGGTTTGCGCTCAGGAAATACCCGCTGCCGCGAAAAATGTGCGGGCGATAGTCTCAGGCATCGTCAGCTATACGCGCTGGCCTGCGCTTTCCGGGCCGCCCAGGCTGTGCATTTTCTCATCGTCCCGTTTCGCCAGCGTGCTGGGAGACAGCAGCGATACGCCGCTGCCTTATTACCCCGTGATTATTCGTACCGAACAAGAAGCGCTGGCCGCACGCTGTGACGGGATTTATTTCGGCAGCGAAACTCCGGCGGCCCAGGTTCAATTAACCAATAAGTATCCATCTAAAGCTTTGTTATTAATTGCTGAACAAAACACCGAATGCATTATTGGCAGCGCCTTTTGTCTGATTATTAACAATAACGACGTCAGGTTCGCCGTTAATCTGGATTCACTGACGCACAGCGGCGTACATGTGAATCCGGATGTACTGATGCTCGCACGGAACAAAAAGCATGGATAA
- the aroF gene encoding 3-deoxy-7-phosphoheptulonate synthase AroF has protein sequence MQKDALNNVHITDEQVLMTPEQLKAEFSLSQLQAAQIARSRETISDIIAGRDPRLLVVCGPCSVHDPEAALEYARRFKALAAEVSDSLYLVMRVYFEKPRTTVGWKGLINDPHMDGSFDVEAGLKIARRLLLELVNMGLPLATEALDPNSPQYLGDLFSWSAIGARTTESQTHREMASGLSMPVGFKNGTDGSLATAINAMRAAAQSHRFVGINQAGQVALLQTQGNPHGHVILRGGKAPNYSPADVEQCEKEMEQAGLRPSLMVDCSHGNSNKDYRRQPAVAESVVAQIKDGNRSIIGLMIESNIHEGNQSSEQPRSEMKYGVSVTDACISWEMTDALLREINKDLNGQLAARQV, from the coding sequence ATGCAAAAAGACGCGCTGAATAACGTACATATCACCGACGAACAGGTTCTGATGACCCCGGAGCAACTTAAAGCGGAATTCTCGCTGAGCCAGTTGCAAGCGGCGCAAATCGCCCGCTCGCGCGAAACCATTTCTGACATCATTGCCGGTCGCGATCCGCGCCTGCTGGTGGTATGCGGCCCATGCTCTGTTCACGATCCTGAAGCGGCGCTGGAGTATGCTCGTCGATTTAAAGCCCTTGCCGCAGAGGTCAGCGATAGCCTCTATCTGGTCATGCGCGTCTATTTTGAAAAACCCCGTACCACCGTCGGCTGGAAAGGGCTAATTAACGATCCTCATATGGATGGCTCCTTTGACGTCGAAGCCGGTCTGAAGATCGCGCGCCGTCTGCTGCTTGAACTGGTGAATATGGGCCTGCCGCTGGCGACGGAAGCGCTGGATCCGAACAGCCCGCAGTACCTGGGCGATCTGTTCAGCTGGTCGGCGATTGGCGCGCGCACGACGGAATCGCAGACTCACCGTGAAATGGCCTCTGGCCTGTCGATGCCGGTCGGCTTCAAGAATGGCACCGATGGCAGCCTGGCGACGGCCATCAACGCCATGCGCGCCGCCGCGCAGTCGCACCGCTTTGTCGGCATTAATCAGGCCGGACAGGTTGCGCTGCTGCAAACGCAGGGCAACCCGCACGGCCATGTGATCCTGCGCGGCGGCAAAGCGCCGAACTACAGCCCGGCTGACGTCGAACAGTGTGAAAAAGAGATGGAACAGGCGGGACTGCGGCCTTCGCTGATGGTAGATTGCAGTCATGGTAATTCCAATAAAGATTACCGTCGCCAGCCAGCCGTGGCGGAGTCTGTGGTTGCGCAAATTAAAGATGGCAACCGCTCAATCATCGGCTTAATGATTGAGAGTAATATTCATGAGGGTAACCAGTCCTCCGAACAACCGCGCAGCGAAATGAAAT